In Rhodopirellula halodulae, a single window of DNA contains:
- the gatA gene encoding Asp-tRNA(Asn)/Glu-tRNA(Gln) amidotransferase subunit GatA, translated as MLHSASEILKQLDSGEVTAVEVIEQSLAAIRATQSTINAYTHIAEESALEAARQVDADRKAGKTLGPLAGLPVAVKDVLCTSDMPTTCSSKMLQDFVPPYDATVVARLKHAGAIVVGKTNMDEFAMGASTETSAAGITSNPWDTTKTPGGSSGGAAAAIAAGTAPLSIGTDTGGSIRQPAAFCGITGLKPTYGRVSRYGLVAFASSLDQAGPMGWSVDDVAIGLQAISGYDPRDSTSVDVEVPDYTPAMAAEDVRGMRVGVLREGLDQDGISPAVRDALATAESVLREQGAEIVEIELPHSKYWVPTYYVIAPCEASSNLSRFDGAHYGYRVSDAEIAKADSGPLEAMYSLSREGGFGSEVKRRIMVGTYALSEGYYDAYYNQALKVRRLIRGDYDAAFKQCDVLLGPVTPSPAFTLGEKTDDPIAMYLCDLFTVGANLAGVPAISLPGGFDATGLPVGVQLQAPVMEESRLLRAGNVFQMASDFHTRRPAVFTENHSQ; from the coding sequence ATGTTGCACTCGGCATCCGAAATCCTGAAACAACTTGACTCTGGTGAAGTCACTGCGGTCGAGGTCATCGAACAATCCTTGGCGGCCATTCGCGCGACTCAATCGACCATCAACGCGTACACGCACATCGCGGAAGAATCCGCTTTGGAAGCGGCCCGCCAAGTCGACGCGGACCGTAAGGCCGGAAAAACGCTGGGGCCTTTGGCTGGATTGCCCGTGGCGGTCAAAGACGTTCTGTGCACCTCGGACATGCCCACGACGTGTTCGTCCAAAATGCTACAAGACTTTGTGCCGCCCTACGATGCGACCGTGGTCGCACGATTGAAACATGCGGGGGCGATCGTCGTTGGCAAAACCAACATGGACGAATTTGCCATGGGCGCCAGCACCGAAACCAGCGCCGCAGGCATCACCAGCAACCCTTGGGACACCACCAAAACGCCCGGGGGCAGCAGCGGCGGGGCAGCGGCAGCGATCGCCGCGGGAACGGCTCCGCTGAGCATTGGAACGGACACCGGCGGATCGATCCGCCAACCCGCCGCGTTCTGCGGCATCACCGGATTGAAACCAACCTATGGGCGAGTCAGCCGATACGGACTGGTCGCGTTCGCCAGCAGCTTGGACCAAGCCGGCCCGATGGGCTGGTCGGTCGACGATGTCGCGATTGGACTGCAGGCCATTTCGGGTTACGACCCTCGCGACAGCACCTCCGTCGACGTGGAAGTCCCCGATTACACTCCCGCGATGGCCGCGGAAGACGTTCGAGGCATGCGAGTCGGCGTGCTGCGAGAAGGGTTGGATCAAGACGGAATTTCCCCGGCGGTCCGCGACGCGTTGGCCACGGCGGAATCGGTGCTGCGGGAACAAGGCGCCGAGATCGTCGAAATCGAGCTGCCGCACAGCAAGTATTGGGTGCCGACCTACTACGTCATCGCTCCCTGCGAAGCCAGCAGCAACCTTTCGCGATTCGACGGGGCTCATTACGGATACCGCGTCAGCGATGCGGAAATTGCCAAGGCGGACTCCGGCCCGCTGGAAGCCATGTATTCGCTCAGTCGGGAAGGTGGTTTCGGCAGCGAAGTCAAACGCCGAATCATGGTCGGCACCTACGCACTCAGCGAAGGTTACTACGACGCCTACTACAACCAAGCCCTCAAGGTCCGCCGATTGATCCGAGGCGACTACGACGCGGCCTTCAAACAGTGCGACGTGCTTCTCGGCCCCGTCACGCCATCGCCCGCGTTCACGCTCGGTGAAAAGACCGATGACCCGATCGCCATGTATCTGTGCGACCTCTTCACGGTCGGTGCCAACTTGGCCGGAGTCCCCGCGATCTCGTTGCCAGGCGGTTTCGACGCGACTGGTTTGCCCGTCGGCGTGCAGTTGCAAGCTCCGGTGATGGAAGAGTCGCGATTATTGCGGGCGGGCAACGTGTTCCAGATGGCCAGCGATTTCCATACGCGACGCCCGGCTGTTTTTACTGAAAATCATTCGCAATAA
- a CDS encoding hemin uptake protein HemP, with protein MTDSKPTPANDSTWTEAPAGAVVDGATPVTPAVESVPSATTMSTGGMPKIIRFEALARCGGEIWIENEGQIYRLRKTRQGKLILTK; from the coding sequence ATGACCGATTCGAAACCCACGCCGGCGAATGATTCGACCTGGACCGAAGCACCTGCGGGTGCGGTGGTTGATGGCGCGACGCCGGTGACTCCCGCGGTGGAATCGGTTCCTTCGGCGACGACCATGTCGACCGGTGGAATGCCCAAAATCATCCGATTCGAGGCCTTGGCTCGATGCGGCGGTGAAATCTGGATCGAAAACGAAGGCCAGATTTACCGGCTCCGCAAGACACGCCAGGGCAAACTGATTCTGACGAAGTGA
- a CDS encoding ATPase, T2SS/T4P/T4SS family yields the protein MNSTSVDFGQPSIGWLDEMWGQLDDTTSEDQAVEENLAEQCGLTDESKLASTYASHYLLPLFEPPMGLSIPLDKRLRKCLPEDFCKTNHLVPLAVQDHSLEVAIASPSALLLADDVRRMSGLQMRPLFARATVVRQACEQLFDKPAATPDEAEAKPSSSADKNSADRKAGSNKKKRSGKASGKSEQPHASPSPVAVPSPMNLTAYDLKDAERAAWQRQLVADSGLTVHCGRKSLDKSPLARLWGVWAAQTHGRPACRWNALQRESMDSDPSVVVIPDLKDRTSAEVALHAVLQGQRVFAVVHARDPVSAILRLRAWGQIGHLLAEQINLLIHQDGLSRSDCGTIEIDDTRRSALASENDMGRLQKLFPSSGTFLCGP from the coding sequence ATGAATTCAACTTCGGTGGACTTCGGGCAACCGTCGATCGGTTGGCTGGACGAGATGTGGGGGCAACTGGATGACACCACGTCAGAAGATCAAGCGGTCGAGGAAAACTTGGCCGAGCAATGCGGTCTGACGGACGAGTCGAAACTCGCGTCAACCTACGCATCGCACTACTTGTTGCCTCTGTTTGAACCGCCGATGGGACTGTCGATTCCACTCGACAAACGTCTGCGGAAATGCTTGCCCGAGGATTTCTGCAAAACCAATCACTTGGTTCCTTTGGCTGTCCAAGACCACAGTTTGGAAGTGGCGATCGCGTCGCCGTCGGCGTTGTTGTTGGCGGATGATGTTCGACGCATGAGCGGTTTGCAGATGCGACCGCTATTTGCCCGAGCCACCGTGGTTCGACAAGCGTGCGAGCAACTCTTTGACAAGCCCGCAGCAACACCGGATGAAGCCGAAGCGAAGCCATCGTCTTCAGCAGACAAAAATTCTGCGGACCGAAAAGCCGGCTCGAACAAAAAGAAACGATCGGGCAAAGCGTCCGGCAAATCCGAGCAGCCACATGCGTCCCCAAGTCCCGTGGCGGTGCCTTCGCCCATGAATTTGACCGCGTACGATCTGAAGGACGCGGAACGGGCGGCTTGGCAGCGTCAGTTGGTAGCCGACAGCGGGTTGACGGTGCATTGCGGTCGAAAAAGTTTGGACAAGAGCCCGCTGGCTCGATTGTGGGGCGTTTGGGCGGCTCAGACTCATGGCCGGCCGGCGTGTCGTTGGAACGCATTGCAGCGTGAATCGATGGATTCAGATCCTTCGGTGGTCGTGATTCCGGACCTAAAAGACCGGACCTCGGCGGAGGTCGCGTTGCACGCGGTGCTTCAGGGACAACGCGTTTTTGCCGTTGTTCACGCTCGCGATCCCGTTTCCGCGATTCTTCGTTTGAGAGCTTGGGGACAAATTGGCCACTTGCTCGCGGAACAGATTAATCTGTTGATACACCAGGACGGCCTTTCCAGGTCCGATTGCGGCACCATCGAGATCGATGACACGCGGCGTTCGGCTTTGGCGTCGGAAAACGACATGGGTCGATTGCAGAAACTGTTCCCCTCATCCGGCACCTTTCTATGTGGCCCCTGA
- a CDS encoding class I SAM-dependent methyltransferase codes for MLTPIELPPGLDTTPIPTEIHAMVHGVKQRIEAFQDRWDRPQIELFVAADYLHVYQTMRWVAETQMLNNQRFVEWGCGFAAITWLAAAVGWDSIGIESEPELIRQGTTTLNDWQETLDTIEGAGPTPELVRGNFLPSGSETMAEDPTLPSLGHSIESAYPSIGLHVEDFGIIYSYPWPGEDDFHEYVFHRYAAFGAVMVLFKGPNDMRVWRKTRGRG; via the coding sequence ATGTTGACTCCGATTGAACTGCCACCCGGTCTGGACACCACGCCCATTCCAACCGAGATCCACGCGATGGTTCATGGCGTCAAGCAACGGATCGAAGCATTCCAAGATCGTTGGGATCGGCCGCAGATCGAACTGTTTGTCGCCGCCGACTATCTGCACGTGTACCAAACCATGCGTTGGGTCGCGGAAACTCAGATGCTCAACAACCAACGGTTCGTCGAATGGGGGTGTGGATTCGCCGCGATCACATGGTTGGCCGCTGCCGTGGGTTGGGATTCCATTGGAATCGAATCAGAACCGGAATTGATTCGCCAAGGCACCACGACACTGAACGATTGGCAGGAAACGCTGGACACAATCGAGGGTGCTGGTCCCACGCCCGAATTGGTCCGAGGCAACTTCCTGCCATCGGGTTCAGAAACCATGGCGGAGGATCCGACGCTGCCCAGCCTGGGGCACTCCATCGAGTCCGCTTATCCGTCGATTGGTTTGCACGTCGAAGATTTCGGCATCATCTACAGCTACCCTTGGCCGGGCGAAGACGACTTCCACGAGTACGTCTTTCACCGCTACGCGGCCTTTGGGGCGGTCATGGTGCTGTTCAAAGGACCCAACGACATGCGAGTGTGGCGAAAAACACGGGGCCGCGGCTGA
- a CDS encoding menaquinone biosynthetic enzyme MqnA/MqnD family protein: MLRLGAVSYLNTKPLIETLPDHLASLDQHGQRGELRLDLPSRLARDLAAGELDIALIPSVEYFRGGDEYEIISNAAIACRGPVWSVRVLSRVPMSKVRTLALDEGSRTSAAMSQILLAEMHGIRPQTVPFPIGASPDQVDADALLMIGDRAMHPAPGKYQEIWDLGDRWCRWTELPFVFAMWVARRSAIADPQLRELIETALNTSRDEGLACFETIAKREAAPHGLTVEDLHRYFAENLHFQLGNGERSGLAAFREKAEHLGLVPASPHTTP, translated from the coding sequence ATGCTTCGCCTCGGTGCCGTTTCCTACCTGAATACCAAACCGCTGATCGAAACTTTGCCGGACCACTTGGCATCGCTCGATCAGCACGGACAGCGTGGCGAATTGCGTTTGGACCTGCCGTCGCGATTGGCTCGCGATTTGGCCGCCGGGGAGTTGGACATCGCGTTGATCCCCAGCGTGGAATATTTTCGTGGCGGTGACGAATACGAAATCATTTCAAACGCCGCGATCGCGTGTCGAGGCCCGGTGTGGAGCGTCCGCGTGCTCAGCCGCGTTCCGATGTCGAAGGTTCGAACGTTGGCGTTGGACGAAGGCAGTCGCACCAGCGCAGCAATGTCGCAGATCCTGCTGGCGGAGATGCATGGCATTCGCCCGCAAACCGTCCCGTTTCCAATCGGGGCGTCGCCCGATCAAGTCGACGCGGACGCGTTGCTGATGATTGGTGATCGTGCGATGCACCCGGCACCGGGCAAGTATCAAGAAATTTGGGACCTCGGAGATCGTTGGTGCCGATGGACGGAGTTGCCGTTTGTGTTCGCCATGTGGGTGGCTCGTCGATCCGCCATCGCCGATCCGCAACTTCGTGAATTGATTGAAACCGCTTTGAATACGTCTCGCGATGAAGGCTTGGCTTGCTTCGAGACCATTGCGAAACGAGAAGCCGCCCCGCACGGGCTGACGGTCGAAGACCTACACCGTTACTTCGCTGAGAATCTGCATTTCCAGCTCGGAAACGGCGAGCGATCGGGACTGGCAGCCTTCCGCGAAAAAGCCGAACATCTAGGTTTGGTCCCCGCGTCCCCCCACACCACCCCGTAG
- the mqnC gene encoding cyclic dehypoxanthinyl futalosine synthase encodes MNAPANSNAVQDILDKAVAGDRLTPAEGVTLLESHDLAAIGAAAEKVSRAKHPEPYRTYNVDRNINYTNVCTAVCDFCAFYRGPKSDEGYVLPREVLLQKIQETVDLGGNQILLQGGLHPKYKLDWYEEMLGDIKSRFPDVNVHGFSPPELHHFTKVNKLPLREVLSRLKDAGLGSVPGGGAEILNDRVRAEITRGKVMTDDWLNVMRVWHELGGVSSSTMMFGHVETLEERVEHLERLRSLQDETGGFTAFICWTFQPDNTEMDHIRPMGSFEYLKMLAVSRLYLDNIPNLQSSWVTQGLKIGQMALMFGANDMGSLMIEENVVAEAGTVHYLSLQQIREAIEELGFIARQRDVHYNLVDEALEKKAIEANGEQSARELVQLAV; translated from the coding sequence ATGAACGCTCCCGCAAACTCGAACGCCGTCCAAGACATCCTCGACAAAGCCGTTGCGGGCGACCGTCTGACTCCAGCCGAAGGAGTCACGTTGCTCGAGAGTCATGACCTGGCGGCAATCGGCGCCGCGGCGGAGAAGGTTTCACGAGCCAAACACCCGGAGCCTTATCGCACCTACAACGTCGATCGGAACATCAACTACACCAATGTCTGCACCGCGGTGTGTGACTTCTGTGCTTTCTATCGCGGCCCCAAAAGCGACGAAGGTTACGTGTTGCCGCGAGAAGTGTTGTTGCAGAAGATTCAGGAAACGGTCGACCTCGGCGGCAACCAAATCTTGCTGCAAGGTGGTCTGCATCCCAAGTACAAACTCGACTGGTATGAGGAGATGCTGGGCGACATCAAATCGCGTTTTCCTGATGTCAACGTTCACGGTTTCTCGCCACCGGAACTGCATCACTTCACCAAGGTCAACAAACTACCACTTCGTGAAGTCCTGTCGCGATTGAAGGACGCGGGATTGGGCAGTGTGCCAGGCGGTGGAGCGGAGATTCTCAACGATCGTGTTCGCGCTGAGATCACTCGCGGCAAAGTCATGACGGATGACTGGTTGAACGTCATGCGAGTGTGGCACGAACTGGGTGGGGTCAGCAGCAGCACCATGATGTTTGGCCACGTCGAAACGTTGGAAGAACGCGTCGAGCATCTGGAACGACTGCGAAGCTTGCAAGACGAAACCGGTGGCTTCACCGCGTTCATCTGCTGGACATTCCAACCCGACAACACCGAGATGGATCACATCCGTCCGATGGGATCGTTCGAGTATCTGAAGATGCTGGCGGTTTCTCGATTGTATCTGGACAACATTCCCAACCTTCAAAGTAGTTGGGTCACGCAAGGTTTGAAGATTGGGCAAATGGCGTTGATGTTCGGTGCCAACGACATGGGCAGTTTGATGATCGAAGAAAACGTCGTCGCGGAGGCCGGTACGGTGCACTATTTGTCGTTGCAACAAATTCGTGAGGCAATTGAAGAGCTTGGTTTCATCGCTCGCCAACGCGATGTGCACTACAATTTGGTTGACGAAGCGCTGGAGAAGAAAGCGATCGAAGCCAACGGAGAACAGTCCGCTCGCGAGTTGGTCCAATTGGCGGTGTGA